Proteins encoded together in one Salvelinus fontinalis isolate EN_2023a chromosome 6, ASM2944872v1, whole genome shotgun sequence window:
- the LOC129857717 gene encoding protein eva-1 homolog B-like, with product MDAKRKEMDLLSNSIAAYAHIKENPESFGLYFVIGVCFGLVLTLCLLVIRISCKPRTNIPASKPEKKHLKDFSEDECDEDSEDEDEEEEGDVEAPAPLPTTEIPIGNHHNHSQSDGTLSVNVFTSAEELERAQRLEERERIIREIWRNGQPDILGSGTGTIGRVHYY from the exons ATGGACGCAAAGAGGAAAGAGATGGACCTCCTGAGCAACAGCATAGCTGCCTACGCACACATCAaag AGAACCCAGAGAGCTTTGGGCTGTACTTTGTGATCGGGGTTTGTTTCGGCCTGGTCCTCACCCTCTGCCTCCTGGTCATCCGGATCTCCTGCAAGCCCCGCACCAACATCCCGGCCTCCAAGCCCGAGAAGAAACACTTAAAGGACTTCAGTGAGGACGAATGTGATGAAGATAgcgaggatgaggatgaggaagaggagggtgacGTCGAAGCACCTGCCCCCCTGCCCACCACAGAGATTCCCATTggcaaccaccacaaccacagccAATCGGACGGGACACTGAGCGTTAACGTGTTCACGTCGGCCGAGGAGCTAGAGCGGGCACAGCGATTGGAGGAGAGGGAGCGAATCATACGGGAGATCTGGAGGAATGGGCAGCCTGATATCCTAGGTTCAGGAACAGGCACTATAGGTCGAGTGCACTACTACTAA